CCGCTCTTCACGATCCCCGTGGGCAGCAAGAAGCGCCTCCCGGACATCGACCTGCTAACCGTGACTGCGCCCGCCTACGGCATCGTGGGTGAAAACGTGCAGATACCTTTCACCGTGCGCTCCTCGCTTGACCGAGAGATCCGCACGATCGTCCGGCTGAAGGACGACAACGGGAAGGAAAAGACGAAGGAGATCACCTTGGCTCCGGGCACCGAGACCTACGATGCGATCCTCTGGCGCTTGGAGAAGGAAGGCTCATCGACGCTCGAGCTATCCATCCCGATGGCGGAGGGAGAGCGGATCGAGGCGAACAATTCCCGCAAGTTCACCCTCTCCGGCAAGCCGGAGTCGATCAAGGTGCTGGTGATCGAGACCCTGCCGCGCTGGGAATACCGCTACCTGCGCAATGCCCTGTCCCGCGATCCGGGTGTGGATCTCTCCTGCCTGCTCTTCCATCCCCAGCTCGGCAAGGGTGATGGGCCGGACTACATCCAGGAATTCCCGGAAAAGCCAGAGGAGCTCTCGAAGTATGATGTGATCTTCCTCGGCGATGTCGGCGTGGCACCGGACCAGCTGACGAAGGATCAATGCGAGCTACTGCGCGGGCTGGTGGAGAACCAAGCGAGCGGCATCGTCTTCATGCCCGGTCCGCAGGGGAATCAATTCTCCCTGCTGGATACCGCCCTGCGCGACCTGATGCCGGTGGATCTGGATCCGGAGAACAAGCAAGGCTTCAACGATCCGGTGGCTTCCCCGATGACCCTCACCGGTGAAGGCCGCGGCTCGCTGCTGACGATGCTGGCGGATACCGAGGACGCGAACCCGGACGTGTGGCGTAGCTTGCCCGGCTTCCACTGGCATGCACCCGTGATCAAGTCGAAGGGCGGCACGGAAGTGCTGGCCGTCCATGCGAACCGCCGCGGGCGCTACGGCCAGATCCCGCTGATCGTCACGAAGCTCGCTGGCAATGGAAAGGTGCTCTTCATGGGCATCGACTCCGCATGGCGCTGGCGGCGCGGTGTGGAGGACAAGTATCACTACCGCTTCTGGGGACAGGTCGCGCGCTGGATGTCCTACCAGCGGAACATGGCTTCCGGCGAACGCGTGCGGCTCTACTTCACCCCCGAGCGCCCTGTACCCGGTGACTCGGTGACCTTCAATGCGAACGCCTTCGACAAGAACGGCGCCCCGCTGAAGGAAGGAAAGGTCTATGTGGATGCGATCGCTCCCGATGGCACCTCGGAGCGGATCGAATTGGAAAAAAACGACTCCGCTTGGGGTGCCTACGCCGGGCGCCTGCGGATCGGCCTGCCGGGTGAGTGGAAGTTGCGTGCGTCCATCGACGAAGCCGGTGCCGAAGCGGTGGAGACCAAGCTTCTCGCGCAGGGCGTGGAGTTGGAGCAGACCGGTCAGCCGGCACGTCCCAGCGTGCTGGAAGAAATGGCGCGGATCGCACGAGGGCGCATGATTTCACCCGATGAGCTTCCCGCCCTCGTGAAGGAGATCGAGGCCCTCCCCGAACCAAGGCCCATCGAAAACCGCATCGCCCTGTGGTCCCACTGGGCCAGCGTCCTGCTCCTGGTATCCCTCCTCTCCATCTTCTGGGTAGGCCGGAAGCTAAACGGTACCTTCTAAGGCAGTCCGCAAGCGCAGTGCTTTCCTTCCAACAGAAGTGGCGCTTCGAAGCGCCATCACGCGGACGGGCTTCTTCCGGGACATACCATCCGAAACGCCCCTCTCCCGCCTCCAAATAAAAACCCCAATCATCCCGCGAAGCGCACTTCGCTTGATGATTGGGGATTGAAAAGCCGGTGGTTCAGCCGATGACTACCCTCACCCCTTGATCTCAAGGAGCATCTGCGGATTGTTCGGGAACTTCTTCAGGAAGTAGAGCAAGCGCTCCATCGCCTCCACCGGGCGATGCCCGGAGAGACCGCGGCGGATCAGGTGGATCTTGTGAAGCATGTGCTCCGGAAGCAGCAGTTCCTCACGGCGCGTGCCGGATTTGAAGATATCCACCGCAGGGTAGATGTAATTCTCCGCGATCTTGCGATCGAGCACGAGCTCCATGTTACCGGTGCCCTTGAACTCCTGGAAGATTGCCTCATCCGCACGGCTGTTCGTCTGGATCAGCGCAGTGGCGAGGATGGTCAGCGAGCCAGCCTCACGCGTATTGCGCGCGGCGGCGAAGAGACGGCGCGGGACTTCTAGTGCACCCACGGTGATCCCGCCGGTACCGATGCCCCTGCCCTGCTGGCGCATGCCGCCATTGTAGGCGCGGGCCAGACGGGTGATGGAGTCCATCAGCAGGAAGACGTGCTTGCCGCCTTCCACCAGGCGCTTCGCGCGCTCGATACAGAGTTCGGCGATGCGACAGTGGCTGCGTGCGCCCTCGTCATTCGAGCTCGCATAAATCTCCGCCCCGGGAAGCGTGCGGCGGAACTCCGTGACTTCTTCCGGACGCTCATCGACCAGCAGGATCATGAGATGAATGCTCTCATCATGCAGCTCGCGCACCGCTTCCGCGATGTGCAGCAACAGCGTCGTCTTGCCCGAACGCGGCGGGGAAACAATGAGACCGCGCTGGCCGCGTCCCACCGGTGCCATGATGTCCAGCACGCGCGTGGTAAAACGCTGCTGTGTGGTCTCAAGGGCGATGCGCTTGTTCGGATTGATCGCCTTCAATTCTTCGAAGGCCGGAAGCTTCTTCGCTTCATCCGGGGAAATATCATTGATGGTCGTCAGTTCCACCAGTTGCTGACCGCGTGATCCTTCTTGGGCGAGACCATGGATCCACACGCCCGGACGCAAGCCATAGCGGCGAACCATCTCGGGAGAAACAAAGACGTCATCGCGCGCCTGCTCGAAATTTTTCGAAGGCACACGGAGGAAACCGAAGCCCTTCGGCGCGAGTTCCAGCATGCCATTCACTTCGACCTTCGGGCCGGTGAAAGATCCCGGGCGCTCGGCTGGCTCGCGGTCGCCGCTATCCTGACGGTTCTCACGGGGCTGCCTGCCCTGCTGACGCTCGCCACCGCCACCACCTTGCGGCTCACCGCCTTGGCGTGCCTCGCGATCACGTTCACGGCGGCGCTTGCGGCGGCGCTTGCGGCGCTCGCGGTTGGCATCGGTGCGATCACCACCCCCTTGGCCCTGACCCTCGGAGCGCTGCTGCTGATGACCTTGCTTCCGATTCTCGTCACGGCCTTCGCGTGGCTCACGACCCTCACGTGGTTCACGTGGTTCGCGACCTTCACGAGGCTCACGGCCCTCGCGCGGTTCGCGGCCCTCGCGGATCACGCGACCACCACCGGGCACCCGGCCGAAAGTCTGCTTCGCCTCGCCTCCTAGTGCAGAAGCTTCGTTCCGCGGCGCAGGTGCCGCTTCAGCGACCGCTGCAGCCACAGGCGCGGCTTCTTTCACCGGCTTCGGTGCAGGTGACGCGGCTTCTGCGGAAAGGGAAAAGGATTCTTCAACTGCGGCTGCTTTCTTGGCAGCCTTCTTCGCCGCTTTCTTGGCGGCGGGCTTCTCAGCCGGAACATCCAGTGGCAGGACAGCCTGCGCGGGAGACTCTTCGGCCTTTGGCTTGGACGCCGCCTTCTTCGCTGCCTTTTTGGCTACCGTCTTCTTCGCAGCCACCTTCTTGGTCGCAGCTACTTTCTTGGCAGCCTTCTTCGCCGCCTTCTTGGCTGCGGGCTTCGTTTCGGAGGACGAGATGTCCGCAGCGGGCTCATAGCCGGCGGTGTCCTGGGGCGTATTATGGCTCATTCAAAAAAAGGGTCGGGGCCGGGGGATCCAGCCGATCATGCTTCGAGGGCCTCGAGGATTTCGTCGGCCACTTCGAAATTGGTGAAAACATTCAGGGTATCATCGTAGCCATCAAGCAGGTCGTAGAGTTTCATCACCTGCCGGGCGATTTCCGGGTCAGCGACCACGGAGGGGTTTTGGGGAACGGAAACGAGTTTTTCCGATGCGATGGTAAAGCCAGCCGCGCGCAATTCTGTCGCCACGGCCGCAAGTTCGATGGGAGAAGTAAAGACGATGTGTTCGGACTCGTCGCTCTGGACATCATCCGCACCGGCGAGGATCGCGGCTTCCATCATGCGGTCGTCATCGATGCCAGCCGCCGCGACGCGGATCTCGCCCTTGCGGTCGAACTGATAGGCGACGCTGCCCGGGGTGGCGACGCTGCCGCCGTTCTTCGAAAAGATCGTGCGGAAATCCGCCGCGGCTCGGTTGAGATTGTCGGTGGCGGCCTCGATGATGAAGGCGATGCCGGAGGGGCCGTAGCCCTCATAAGTCACTTCCTGGATGGCTTCACCTCCCAGCTCGCCAAGGCCCTTCTTGATCGCGCGATCAATGTTATCCTTTGGCATCGAGACGGCCTTGGCGTTGTCCACGGCAGCACGCAACCGGGCATTCATGTTGATATCACCACCGCCGGAGCGGGCTGCGAGGGCGATTTCATGGGCGCATTTACTGAACACCCTGCCCTTGATGACATCGACGCGTGCCTTGATGTGCTTGACCTTGGACCACTTGTTGTGACCAGCCATGATCGCTTGAATGGAGGAAACGAAGGGAAAGAGTCGGCACGAAGGCACGGTTCCATTCCCTGTTAGGAAATGCTTGAAGGGATTCTGAACAACGGAGTGACCGGGTATGGGGAACTCCTGCCAAAGTGCGAATTCAAACGCGGCAAGGTTTTCGAACCCGGAGGCGACTGCAACACCCGCAATCGCCATCGTCCATCGGACTGACGTAAGTTTGCCCCTCCTCGGGCGTTTGGCAAAGCAAAAAATTCACCCCGGAATCCGGCGCGGGAGCCCTTCGGGAGAGACGGGTTTCTTTTTGAAAATCAAAGTCCCGGGCGAGACCGCTCAAAAAAATTTAGTCCGCGTTATGGGATTGCGGAGATACCCGGGATCACTCGCCGGCCTTCGCCACCGGCTTTTCCCCGGTAATGGCGAGTCGGCAATGGACGTGTTCCCACATCGGCCCGGACCCATGATCAAGGCCTTCCGCCTCGACGCGCTTCCAAGCAAAACTCCAGTCTTGGGACTTCGCGAATTGCCCGCCCGCCCGATAAAAATTCCTCCCCCGCTCGATGCGGGTCGCGCCTTGCTTCATCGCCTCTTTCCCTGTGGAGAGATTCTTCCGGCCGGTATCGGCAGTGCCGAGATAGAGGGTCAGCGGCGCGGCGAGATATTCTTTGATCGCCTCGTCCGAAGCCATTGCCTCCGGAAGCCCGCCGAAGCCATAAGGGTAGTCCTGAGCGCGATCCGGAAACATCAGCGAGCCCGGATTCGCCAGGATCATCCGCTGCGCTTCATTCGGATAAAGCGCGGCCATGCGCCCGAGGAACTGCGCGCCTGCCGAGTGTCCTACGAGATAATACGGAAGCTTGTGGCCCTCGCGTTCGAAGACTTGTCCAAGCAAGGGACGCAGATAGTTGAAGGTCCACTCTTCCT
This portion of the Luteolibacter luteus genome encodes:
- a CDS encoding YebC/PmpR family DNA-binding transcriptional regulator, translated to MAGHNKWSKVKHIKARVDVIKGRVFSKCAHEIALAARSGGGDINMNARLRAAVDNAKAVSMPKDNIDRAIKKGLGELGGEAIQEVTYEGYGPSGIAFIIEAATDNLNRAAADFRTIFSKNGGSVATPGSVAYQFDRKGEIRVAAAGIDDDRMMEAAILAGADDVQSDESEHIVFTSPIELAAVATELRAAGFTIASEKLVSVPQNPSVVADPEIARQVMKLYDLLDGYDDTLNVFTNFEVADEILEALEA
- a CDS encoding alpha/beta fold hydrolase, with the translated sequence MIAGSLLLCPFAQVLANEPVGNAVVAPQPHEHAGDFTFECSYRDRAIKVFAHRPASYQDGPLLILFHGASRNAKGYRDGARKLAEKLGMLLVVPEFDRARFDVAAYQEGGVMRDGKVLPEEEWTFNYLRPLLGQVFEREGHKLPYYLVGHSAGAQFLGRMAALYPNEAQRMILANPGSLMFPDRAQDYPYGFGGLPEAMASDEAIKEYLAAPLTLYLGTADTGRKNLSTGKEAMKQGATRIERGRNFYRAGGQFAKSQDWSFAWKRVEAEGLDHGSGPMWEHVHCRLAITGEKPVAKAGE
- the rho gene encoding transcription termination factor Rho; this encodes MSHNTPQDTAGYEPAADISSSETKPAAKKAAKKAAKKVAATKKVAAKKTVAKKAAKKAASKPKAEESPAQAVLPLDVPAEKPAAKKAAKKAAKKAAAVEESFSLSAEAASPAPKPVKEAAPVAAAVAEAAPAPRNEASALGGEAKQTFGRVPGGGRVIREGREPREGREPREGREPREPREGREPREGRDENRKQGHQQQRSEGQGQGGGDRTDANRERRKRRRKRRRERDREARQGGEPQGGGGGERQQGRQPRENRQDSGDREPAERPGSFTGPKVEVNGMLELAPKGFGFLRVPSKNFEQARDDVFVSPEMVRRYGLRPGVWIHGLAQEGSRGQQLVELTTINDISPDEAKKLPAFEELKAINPNKRIALETTQQRFTTRVLDIMAPVGRGQRGLIVSPPRSGKTTLLLHIAEAVRELHDESIHLMILLVDERPEEVTEFRRTLPGAEIYASSNDEGARSHCRIAELCIERAKRLVEGGKHVFLLMDSITRLARAYNGGMRQQGRGIGTGGITVGALEVPRRLFAAARNTREAGSLTILATALIQTNSRADEAIFQEFKGTGNMELVLDRKIAENYIYPAVDIFKSGTRREELLLPEHMLHKIHLIRRGLSGHRPVEAMERLLYFLKKFPNNPQMLLEIKG